In one Chitinophaga sancti genomic region, the following are encoded:
- a CDS encoding Ig-like domain-containing protein, protein MKKTLLLLFTVFGVLRSFAQTQPTPQALPYQQNFDALATTSTTYPAGWQGWTLSGSPSSSFNTATPASDKALITGTASSTTNGVYNYNGKLGFLNSGSVDNCLTLALNTSGQVNISLTYDVMTLRNPYDGSSNTRINEVILQYRIGSTGNFTNITGTEYQNGTTLQTTSGVTTPQDPSTKTLVLPAACENQPLVQLRWVNRQVGGGGSRPSFAIDNIIAGSGGADTTPPVIDSLTPLNHETNVPPTTTPSILFSENIIAGSGHLILHNATNGTQQSFDISSTAIVIRNQLLSVITSLAGNKSYYITIDSGAVTDNSGNVFTGIPDSTIWAFSTGAQQLNFDFNNCTSGTGVVGGFTAYSVSGAQVWDCTTFGQNLNGAQINGYSGGPLENEDWLISPAFDFTGFDYPLLSFASRTAFVGPSLQLLISTNYDGSSNPNTATWTPVNGRFPAMSSDAWKTSDSINLAGFKQSNVYIAFKYVSSPTLNAARWTLDDVHIYNSPQAPLPSVDKSTGSLDFDYVQSGQKSAAQYFTFNASDFTGALTLATSAGFQLSKDSAGTYTTSLNYLPDSLTGTVKVWVRFAPTAADQAYTGTLTFSSASLTTTPIALSGTSLRSLKVVNWNMEWFGSTAQNPANDSLQQANATVVLKKLDADIYALAEVVDTARFRAVVNQMPGYSYVISDFGSYADSITDTDYTAAQKLTFLYKTSVIRSIRSYGVLRKGGSSDAYYNWSSGRFPFLLQATANLNGDSAQINFVLIHSKANTGTSADKIQSWQRRKNGNLELKDSLDAQYPHSNFIILGDFNDALNKTITTELAPDTTTSYIDFMNDTLHYKPLTLPLSLAGDQSTTGYPTVIDNVIASDEMAIAYLPGSAKIHKEVAQLISSYSSTTSDHYPVQTNYSLRILGNPVTADNFRAVVDSGNVKVTWSTDYEINTDYFIVQKTQNLRTYVAVDTLAAQGNKDIATTYHSYDYKPWLGFSWYRLKIVSNDGSVRYSADARVYVSLIDLIKKLIWCIIGHNLQLWVDMEKPGPAQFELIDMQGRSRYKTQQVMNKGRNTKTIDVNGLPGGIYILRIQSLDGVSTSKVLITN, encoded by the coding sequence ATGAAAAAAACTCTACTCCTATTATTTACTGTCTTTGGTGTACTGCGCTCCTTTGCGCAAACCCAACCCACACCCCAGGCACTACCGTATCAGCAAAACTTTGATGCACTGGCAACCACATCCACCACTTATCCTGCTGGATGGCAGGGCTGGACCCTTTCCGGCTCCCCTTCCTCCAGCTTCAACACCGCCACGCCTGCTTCAGACAAAGCACTGATCACCGGCACCGCCTCCAGCACTACTAACGGTGTATATAATTATAATGGTAAACTGGGTTTCCTCAATAGCGGCAGCGTGGACAACTGCCTCACCCTCGCCCTCAATACCAGCGGGCAGGTGAACATCTCATTGACATACGACGTAATGACACTTCGCAATCCTTACGACGGCAGCAGCAATACCCGTATCAACGAAGTCATTTTACAATACAGAATCGGTAGCACTGGCAACTTTACCAACATCACCGGTACTGAATACCAAAATGGTACTACCCTCCAGACCACTTCAGGAGTTACTACTCCCCAGGATCCATCTACCAAAACGCTGGTACTCCCGGCAGCCTGCGAAAACCAGCCACTGGTACAGCTTCGCTGGGTTAACCGCCAGGTTGGTGGCGGTGGTTCCCGCCCCTCTTTTGCCATTGACAATATTATTGCAGGCAGTGGTGGTGCAGATACCACCCCTCCTGTTATCGATTCACTGACACCATTGAATCACGAAACAAATGTGCCTCCTACCACTACCCCCAGCATTCTTTTCTCTGAAAATATTATTGCCGGCAGTGGGCACCTCATTCTGCACAATGCAACAAACGGCACCCAGCAATCCTTTGATATCAGCAGCACTGCTATCGTGATCAGGAATCAGCTGCTGAGTGTTATCACCTCTCTTGCAGGGAATAAATCTTACTACATCACCATCGATAGCGGCGCCGTTACAGATAATAGTGGCAACGTTTTCACAGGTATTCCGGATAGCACCATCTGGGCCTTCAGCACCGGTGCACAACAACTCAATTTTGATTTCAATAATTGTACTTCCGGCACTGGTGTAGTAGGTGGTTTTACAGCCTATAGTGTAAGCGGAGCACAGGTTTGGGATTGCACTACTTTCGGTCAGAACCTGAATGGTGCACAGATCAACGGTTATAGCGGAGGTCCTCTTGAAAATGAAGATTGGCTCATCTCTCCTGCTTTTGATTTCACAGGTTTTGATTATCCACTCCTCTCCTTTGCCAGCCGTACTGCCTTTGTAGGGCCTTCTTTACAATTGCTGATTTCTACCAATTACGATGGTAGCAGCAATCCCAATACTGCCACCTGGACTCCGGTAAATGGAAGATTTCCTGCAATGTCGTCAGATGCCTGGAAAACATCTGACAGTATTAACCTGGCAGGTTTTAAACAATCCAATGTGTATATCGCCTTCAAATATGTTTCTTCTCCAACGTTGAATGCTGCCCGCTGGACCCTGGATGATGTACACATTTACAACAGCCCACAGGCACCTTTACCATCTGTAGATAAATCTACTGGTAGCCTGGATTTCGACTATGTACAATCAGGTCAGAAATCAGCTGCACAATACTTTACTTTCAATGCCAGCGATTTCACGGGTGCGCTCACACTTGCTACCAGTGCAGGTTTCCAGCTGTCAAAAGATAGTGCAGGTACTTATACCACATCTCTGAACTATCTGCCTGACTCACTCACCGGTACAGTGAAAGTATGGGTAAGATTTGCGCCTACAGCCGCTGATCAGGCATATACCGGCACACTTACATTTAGTAGTGCAAGTCTGACAACTACACCTATCGCGCTTTCCGGTACCTCCTTACGTTCGCTGAAAGTAGTGAACTGGAACATGGAATGGTTTGGCAGCACTGCGCAAAATCCGGCGAATGATAGTCTGCAACAGGCAAATGCCACAGTGGTACTGAAAAAACTGGATGCTGATATCTATGCACTCGCTGAAGTTGTAGACACTGCCCGCTTCAGAGCTGTAGTCAACCAGATGCCGGGCTATAGCTACGTTATTTCTGACTTTGGTTCTTATGCTGATAGCATTACCGATACAGATTATACTGCTGCACAAAAGCTCACATTCCTCTACAAAACGAGTGTGATCCGTTCTATTCGTTCTTATGGTGTACTGAGAAAAGGTGGCAGCTCAGATGCTTACTACAACTGGTCTTCCGGCCGATTCCCCTTCCTGCTGCAGGCAACTGCCAACCTGAATGGAGATAGTGCGCAGATCAATTTTGTGCTCATTCACAGCAAGGCAAATACAGGTACTTCTGCTGATAAAATACAATCCTGGCAGCGGCGTAAAAATGGGAACCTGGAACTGAAAGATTCCCTGGATGCACAGTATCCTCATAGTAATTTCATCATCCTCGGTGACTTTAACGATGCCCTGAATAAAACCATTACTACGGAACTGGCACCAGATACCACTACGTCTTATATTGATTTCATGAATGATACCCTCCACTATAAACCACTCACTTTACCACTGAGCCTGGCAGGGGATCAGTCTACCACTGGTTATCCTACCGTTATAGATAATGTGATTGCTTCTGACGAAATGGCGATTGCTTACCTGCCGGGGTCAGCTAAGATCCACAAGGAAGTAGCACAGCTCATCAGTAGTTACAGCAGCACGACCAGCGACCACTATCCTGTGCAGACCAATTACAGCCTGCGCATCCTGGGCAATCCTGTGACTGCTGACAACTTCAGGGCGGTTGTAGATTCCGGTAATGTAAAAGTGACCTGGTCTACAGATTACGAGATCAACACCGACTATTTTATCGTACAAAAAACCCAGAACCTGCGGACCTACGTTGCTGTAGATACCCTTGCAGCACAGGGAAATAAGGATATCGCTACCACCTACCATTCTTACGATTACAAGCCATGGCTGGGGTTCTCCTGGTATCGGCTGAAGATCGTGAGCAATGATGGCAGTGTTCGCTATAGTGCAGATGCGAGAGTGTATGTATCTTTGATAGACCTGATCAAAAAGCTCATCTGGTGTATCATCGGCCATAATCTCCAATTGTGGGTGGATATGGAAAAACCGGGTCCTGCACAGTTTGAGTTGATAGATATGCAGGGGCGCAGCCGGTATAAGACACAGCAGGTGATGAATAAAGGTCGGAATACCAAGACGATTGATGTGAACGGTTTACCGGGTGGTATCTATATATTAAGGATCCAGAGCCTGGATGGAGTTAGCACTAGTAAAGTATTGATTACCAATTAA
- the rpsF gene encoding 30S ribosomal protein S6 has product MNYELMVIFTPVLSEEDYKAAQKKFADVIKENGGELTHENPWGLKSLAYPIQKKTTGMYLVLEYNAPSDLNEKLKVQLNRDENVLRHMITALDKYAVQYNNRKRHGVNADSKTAEA; this is encoded by the coding sequence ATGAATTACGAATTGATGGTGATTTTTACCCCTGTGCTGTCTGAGGAAGACTACAAAGCTGCTCAGAAAAAATTCGCTGACGTTATCAAAGAAAACGGCGGTGAATTAACGCACGAAAATCCCTGGGGATTAAAATCACTGGCGTATCCAATCCAGAAGAAAACCACGGGCATGTACCTGGTTCTGGAATACAATGCGCCATCCGACCTCAATGAGAAGCTGAAAGTTCAGCTGAACCGCGATGAAAATGTGCTCCGTCACATGATTACTGCACTGGACAAATACGCTGTACAGTACAACAATCGCAAGAGACATGGCGTAAATGCTGATTCTAAAACCGCTGAAGCTTAA
- the rpsR gene encoding 30S ribosomal protein S18: MAVKQEIKYLTAVKTEKRAKKYCRFKKMGIRYVDYKDAEFLKKFLNDQGKMLPRRISGNSLKFQRKVAQAIKKARQMALLPYVTDLLK, translated from the coding sequence ATGGCAGTAAAACAAGAAATTAAGTACTTAACGGCCGTAAAAACCGAGAAACGTGCAAAGAAATATTGTCGTTTCAAGAAAATGGGCATCCGGTATGTGGATTACAAAGACGCTGAATTCCTGAAGAAATTCCTGAACGACCAGGGTAAAATGCTCCCACGTCGTATCTCTGGTAACTCCCTGAAGTTCCAGCGCAAGGTAGCTCAGGCAATTAAAAAGGCTCGTCAGATGGCGTTGTTACCTTACGTTACTGACCTTTTAAAGTAA
- the rplI gene encoding 50S ribosomal protein L9, which produces MQVILIQDVDNLGQKNEVAAVKNGYARNFLIPQKFAVEASPSNMKQLQERLKVQKAKEEKMLAEIAKVVEVLKAGPVKIGAKTGTSGKIFGSVTGVQIARAIKEQKGYEIDRRRIHILDDVKELGTYKAKLDFGKGNEAELEFEVVAE; this is translated from the coding sequence ATGCAAGTAATCTTAATACAAGACGTAGATAATCTGGGTCAGAAGAATGAAGTGGCTGCCGTAAAAAACGGTTACGCAAGAAACTTCCTGATCCCGCAAAAATTTGCGGTAGAAGCATCTCCTTCTAACATGAAGCAACTGCAGGAACGCCTGAAAGTGCAGAAAGCAAAAGAAGAAAAAATGCTCGCCGAAATCGCTAAGGTGGTTGAAGTGCTGAAGGCTGGCCCAGTGAAAATTGGTGCTAAAACCGGTACTTCCGGTAAGATCTTCGGTAGCGTTACCGGTGTTCAGATCGCTCGTGCGATTAAAGAACAGAAAGGTTACGAAATCGACCGTCGCCGCATCCACATCCTGGATGATGTAAAAGAATTAGGTACATACAAAGCGAAACTGGATTTCGGTAAAGGCAACGAAGCTGAACTGGAATTCGAAGTGGTAGCTGAGTAA
- a CDS encoding dipeptidase: MFAIDAHLDLSMNAMEWNRNLRLPVNDIRKREEGLTDKPDRAKGVVSFPELRKGNIGLVVGTQIARFVAPDNPLPGWFSPEQAWAQTQGQLAWYKAMEAAGELTSITDLASLEKHLAYWNDGQPTENKAIGYILSLEGADSIVDISYLETAYNNGLRAVGPAHYGPGRYAQGTDATGYMGEKGRALLKEMERLNIILDATHLCDDSFWEAMEHFNGHVWASHNNVRKLVNHNRQFSDGMILELVKRGAVIGGAMDAWMMVPGWVRGVSDPKGMDCNLEKLVDHMDYICQLAGNALHVGIGSDLDGAFGKEQSPYDLETIADVQKLPALFKKRGYSDEDVENIMHGNWLRFLRKAWRK; this comes from the coding sequence ATGTTTGCAATAGACGCGCATCTGGATCTCAGCATGAACGCGATGGAGTGGAACCGCAATCTCCGCCTGCCTGTCAACGACATCAGGAAGAGAGAGGAAGGGCTCACAGATAAACCAGACCGCGCAAAAGGTGTAGTATCCTTTCCTGAACTGCGCAAAGGAAATATAGGATTGGTAGTAGGTACACAGATTGCCCGTTTTGTGGCACCTGACAACCCCTTGCCTGGCTGGTTTTCACCGGAACAGGCATGGGCACAGACACAGGGGCAGCTGGCTTGGTACAAGGCGATGGAGGCAGCAGGTGAACTGACATCTATCACGGACCTGGCATCGCTGGAAAAGCATTTAGCTTACTGGAATGATGGACAGCCTACCGAAAACAAAGCTATTGGTTATATCTTAAGCCTGGAAGGAGCCGATTCCATCGTAGATATTTCTTACCTGGAGACAGCCTATAACAACGGCTTGCGTGCAGTAGGCCCTGCTCACTACGGCCCTGGCAGATATGCACAGGGAACAGATGCCACTGGTTATATGGGTGAAAAAGGCAGAGCGTTGCTGAAAGAAATGGAGCGTCTGAACATCATTCTTGATGCGACACATCTTTGTGACGATAGTTTCTGGGAAGCCATGGAGCACTTTAACGGGCATGTATGGGCGAGCCATAACAATGTTCGTAAACTGGTGAATCATAACCGTCAGTTCTCTGACGGGATGATACTTGAACTGGTGAAAAGAGGCGCTGTGATTGGTGGTGCGATGGATGCATGGATGATGGTACCTGGATGGGTGAGAGGAGTATCTGATCCTAAAGGTATGGATTGTAACCTGGAGAAACTGGTAGATCATATGGATTATATCTGCCAGCTGGCGGGCAATGCATTGCATGTAGGGATTGGTTCTGACCTGGATGGAGCCTTTGGTAAAGAGCAAAGTCCTTATGACCTGGAGACGATTGCTGATGTGCAGAAACTGCCTGCTTTGTTTAAGAAGAGAGGGTATTCAGATGAGGATGTGGAGAATATTATGCATGGCAATTGGTTGCGGTTCCTGCGGAAGGCATGGCGTAAATAA
- a CDS encoding D-TA family PLP-dependent enzyme: MNWYELHNINTVDSPALLVYPERMRDNILAVKASVKDVQRLRPHVKTSKITEAAVLMIEEGIHKFKCATIAEAEMLGLAGAKDVLLAYQPVGPKVERLLELTEQYPDTKYSCLVDNAASAVAIAAQFVAAQKVLPVYLDLNVGMNRTGIVPGAAALALYQELAHLPGVSPVGLHAYDGHLHDVDVAVRKEKCDAAYVPVQALAQAITDSGLPAPRIVAGGSPTFPIHAGREGVECSPGTFIFWDWGYQQHLPDQQYDYAAVLVTRVISVIDGERLCLDLGHKSVAAENPQPRVVFLNAPEASPVSQSEEHLVVKVADTMQYPVGTVFYGVPYHICPTVALYERVGVVENNTCIAQWKVVARDRKIMI; this comes from the coding sequence ATGAACTGGTACGAACTGCACAACATTAACACGGTAGATTCACCTGCATTGCTGGTGTACCCGGAGCGTATGCGAGACAACATCCTTGCAGTGAAAGCTTCTGTGAAGGATGTGCAGCGATTACGCCCACATGTGAAGACCAGCAAGATCACCGAAGCAGCAGTGCTGATGATCGAAGAAGGCATTCATAAATTCAAATGTGCCACGATTGCCGAAGCAGAAATGCTTGGACTGGCTGGTGCAAAAGATGTGTTGCTCGCTTATCAGCCTGTAGGCCCAAAGGTCGAAAGATTGCTGGAACTCACAGAGCAATATCCTGATACGAAATATAGTTGCCTGGTGGATAATGCTGCTTCGGCAGTTGCGATCGCTGCACAATTTGTAGCCGCACAAAAAGTGCTGCCAGTGTATCTTGATCTGAATGTAGGTATGAACAGAACCGGTATTGTTCCCGGTGCAGCAGCACTGGCATTATACCAGGAACTGGCGCACCTGCCGGGTGTATCACCTGTAGGCTTACACGCTTATGATGGTCACCTGCATGATGTGGATGTTGCTGTTCGCAAAGAGAAATGTGATGCCGCCTATGTGCCTGTACAAGCCCTTGCACAAGCTATTACGGACAGTGGTTTACCTGCTCCGCGAATTGTGGCGGGCGGTTCTCCTACCTTTCCCATTCATGCCGGAAGGGAAGGAGTGGAGTGTAGCCCGGGCACCTTTATCTTCTGGGATTGGGGTTATCAGCAGCACTTACCGGATCAGCAATATGACTATGCCGCAGTATTGGTAACGAGGGTGATCTCTGTGATTGACGGAGAGCGCCTGTGTCTTGACCTGGGCCATAAGTCAGTAGCGGCAGAGAATCCACAACCAAGAGTGGTGTTTCTGAATGCACCTGAAGCATCGCCGGTATCACAGAGCGAAGAACACCTGGTAGTGAAAGTGGCTGATACCATGCAGTATCCCGTAGGCACTGTGTTCTATGGCGTACCATATCATATATGCCCTACCGTAGCATTGTATGAACGTGTAGGCGTTGTAGAAAATAATACCTGTATTGCGCAATGGAAAGTAGTTGCACGAGACAGGAAGATCATGATCTGA
- a CDS encoding RidA family protein: MTATENFQALGLTLPPAPSPLGVYKPYLIDGKYLYLSGHGPVQDDRSLIIGRIGGDMDIEKGKLAARQVALTMLSTIVTNLGSLDKVKRVIKVLGMVNCTPDFGRHPYVINGASELFAKIWGEENGIGVRSAVGMGSLPDNIPVEIEALFELV, from the coding sequence ATGACAGCAACAGAAAACTTCCAGGCATTAGGGTTAACATTACCTCCGGCACCGTCTCCATTAGGTGTATACAAGCCTTACCTGATCGATGGCAAATACCTGTACCTCTCCGGCCACGGCCCTGTGCAGGATGATAGGAGCCTGATCATTGGCCGTATTGGTGGTGATATGGATATTGAGAAGGGTAAGCTGGCTGCCAGGCAAGTCGCCCTGACCATGCTTTCTACCATCGTTACCAACCTGGGTAGCCTGGACAAAGTAAAGCGGGTGATCAAGGTATTAGGTATGGTGAACTGTACCCCTGATTTTGGCCGTCATCCATATGTGATCAATGGTGCGAGTGAATTGTTTGCAAAGATCTGGGGCGAAGAAAATGGAATTGGTGTGCGTAGCGCAGTAGGTATGGGGTCCCTGCCTGACAATATTCCCGTAGAAATCGAAGCATTATTTGAATTAGTATAA
- a CDS encoding gluconate:H+ symporter, whose protein sequence is MALFIVLLSILLLVLLVAGFRLNTFIAFLVVCLFMGLALKMDISTITQSITTGIGKTLGGLVTIIVFGSMLGKLVAESGAAQRIANGLMHLFGRKYIQWSLMLTGFIVGIPLFYNIGFVLMVPLIFTVAARTKLPAVYLGIPMLASLSVTHGYLPPHPSPTALVGAFGANMGMTLMYGMIVAIPAIICAGPVFSRFLKGYQQEPAALFHIEPIPEEQLPGMLESLFAALLPVILLAGTTIVKLTVDQGPVLKIADWLGDPIIVMLLAVLNGIYLLGLKRGLKMKAVMKSLDESIKDVSPIILIIGGSGALTQMLMDSKVSDIIAQGMMSTHMNPLLLAWCLAALVRVAVGSATIAGLTTAAMLGPLVGTLGVNPCLMVLATGAGSLMFSHVNDGGFWLFKEYFNLSVKDTFKTWSVMETIVSVVGLAGCLILSVFVH, encoded by the coding sequence ATGGCTTTATTCATTGTATTATTATCAATCCTGCTATTGGTATTGCTGGTAGCGGGATTCAGGCTCAACACATTCATAGCTTTCCTGGTGGTGTGTCTGTTCATGGGTTTAGCCCTGAAGATGGACATCAGCACAATTACACAATCTATTACAACCGGCATTGGCAAGACCCTGGGGGGGCTGGTCACCATCATTGTATTTGGCAGTATGCTGGGTAAACTGGTAGCGGAGAGTGGTGCTGCGCAGCGAATCGCAAATGGATTGATGCACCTCTTTGGCCGCAAGTATATCCAGTGGTCTTTGATGCTGACGGGTTTTATAGTTGGTATTCCCCTGTTTTATAATATTGGTTTTGTGCTCATGGTGCCACTGATTTTTACAGTGGCGGCGCGGACCAAACTGCCTGCGGTATATTTAGGTATACCCATGCTGGCATCGCTGTCAGTAACACATGGTTACCTGCCGCCGCATCCATCGCCGACCGCATTGGTAGGGGCTTTTGGCGCTAATATGGGCATGACCCTGATGTATGGAATGATAGTAGCGATTCCTGCTATTATTTGTGCAGGACCTGTATTCAGCCGTTTTTTAAAAGGCTATCAGCAGGAGCCTGCTGCTTTGTTTCATATCGAACCAATTCCTGAGGAGCAATTGCCGGGGATGCTGGAGAGTTTGTTTGCAGCATTGCTGCCGGTGATCTTGCTGGCAGGCACTACTATCGTGAAACTAACAGTTGATCAGGGGCCTGTATTAAAGATTGCTGACTGGCTGGGAGACCCGATCATTGTAATGTTGCTGGCGGTATTGAATGGCATTTATTTGCTGGGGTTGAAGAGAGGATTGAAAATGAAAGCAGTGATGAAATCGCTGGATGAATCCATCAAAGATGTGTCTCCTATCATCCTCATCATCGGTGGTTCCGGGGCATTAACGCAAATGCTGATGGATAGCAAGGTGAGCGATATTATAGCGCAGGGCATGATGAGCACGCATATGAACCCTTTGTTGCTGGCCTGGTGCCTGGCAGCATTGGTAAGGGTGGCAGTAGGGTCTGCTACGATTGCAGGATTGACTACAGCAGCTATGCTGGGGCCATTGGTAGGTACACTGGGTGTAAACCCTTGTTTGATGGTGTTGGCAACAGGGGCGGGCAGCCTTATGTTCAGCCATGTGAACGATGGCGGATTTTGGTTGTTTAAAGAGTACTTTAATCTTTCAGTAAAGGATACCTTTAAGACCTGGTCTGTGATGGAGACGATTGTGAGTGTGGTGGGCTTAGCGGGATGTTTGATACTGAGTGTATTTGTACATTAG
- a CDS encoding ABC transporter permease produces MQFRDIFSLAYSSVSANRLRAGLTISIIAFGIMALVGILTATESMKNSIYSSFASMGANSFSIQNRALRIFMGDGPDAKKSDKQKKKVKTSNANIPITWVEARDFSRRFSFPATVSVSVTASGGATVYKGDNKTNPNIQVLGGDENYLEFSNYKLKEGRNFNQLDMETGRNVAILGTDVAKKLYGDAMKNVINSNIRVGNVRYRVIGLLEAKGNSGFMSADKVVITTVTNTRRVYGGNSMTYNIGVSVKDINHMDAAVGEATGLFRIIRHLHVNEEENFYISKSDSIGEMLFSNLSYVVAAAALIGIITLFGSAIGLTNIMLVSVAERTREIGVNKALGATRTVIRRQFVYESIIISVLGGALGVLLGMLVGNVVSLLMHTSFVIPWFWIFAGISLCAGVGLMAGIFPAIKASKLDPIIALRYE; encoded by the coding sequence ATGCAATTCCGTGACATATTTTCCCTCGCTTACAGTTCCGTCAGCGCGAACAGATTACGCGCAGGGCTTACTATTTCCATCATCGCATTTGGGATTATGGCCCTGGTAGGTATCCTGACTGCCACTGAAAGTATGAAAAACAGTATCTATTCCAGTTTTGCCAGTATGGGGGCAAACAGCTTCTCTATTCAGAACAGGGCTTTACGCATATTCATGGGAGATGGGCCAGATGCAAAAAAGAGTGATAAGCAAAAGAAGAAGGTGAAAACATCGAATGCCAATATCCCCATTACATGGGTGGAAGCCAGGGATTTTAGCAGACGTTTTTCTTTTCCTGCCACAGTGAGTGTATCCGTGACAGCCAGTGGCGGAGCAACTGTTTACAAAGGCGATAACAAAACGAATCCAAACATACAGGTATTGGGTGGTGATGAAAACTACCTGGAGTTTTCCAACTATAAATTGAAAGAGGGCAGGAACTTTAATCAATTAGATATGGAAACGGGGCGGAATGTCGCTATTTTAGGAACAGACGTAGCGAAGAAGTTGTATGGCGATGCGATGAAAAACGTCATTAACAGCAATATCCGCGTGGGCAATGTGCGCTATAGGGTAATTGGCTTGCTGGAGGCAAAAGGGAACAGTGGATTTATGAGTGCTGACAAGGTTGTCATCACAACAGTAACGAACACGAGAAGAGTTTACGGAGGTAATAGCATGACCTATAATATAGGCGTGTCCGTGAAAGATATCAATCATATGGATGCCGCGGTAGGAGAGGCTACAGGCTTATTCCGCATTATCAGGCACCTACATGTGAATGAAGAGGAGAATTTTTATATCAGCAAGAGTGATAGTATAGGTGAAATGTTGTTTAGCAACCTGTCTTACGTGGTAGCTGCGGCTGCGCTTATAGGGATCATTACCCTGTTTGGTTCCGCAATAGGATTGACGAATATTATGCTGGTATCTGTAGCTGAGCGTACGCGCGAAATTGGTGTGAACAAAGCACTGGGCGCTACGAGAACAGTGATTCGCAGGCAGTTTGTATACGAGTCAATTATCATCAGCGTACTGGGGGGTGCCCTTGGGGTACTGTTAGGAATGCTGGTGGGAAACGTGGTATCACTGCTCATGCATACAAGTTTTGTGATCCCCTGGTTCTGGATCTTTGCGGGGATCAGCCTGTGTGCCGGCGTAGGTTTGATGGCGGGAATATTCCCTGCTATCAAGGCCTCTAAACTCGACCCTATTATTGCACTCAGATATGAGTAG
- a CDS encoding LacI family DNA-binding transcriptional regulator, with product MANPPTIKEIAEKLKLAKSTVSRALHDHPSIGLRTRMKVQELARALNYEPNQTAIHFQQKKTFTIGIVLPELSEAFFSAAISGIEDAANQHNYMVLLGQSHDDATREKKIVEIMKNHRVDGLIVSLAKNTGDYAHFEALEKFNIPVVFFDRIPDKKDIHYVACNMESGTLQAVSLLLEKGHRVIGMINGPEQLVATPQREAGFKQALQKKRLKFDASLIVNSDLTKDGTRAAMQQLLNNKRKVTAVVAFNDYVAQDAVQYALEQGIAINKELTFVSYANLPWSSYMAFPPIASVEQYPYEQGFRATEILIGLLGNKNSADYQHIIIDSRLVTR from the coding sequence ATGGCGAACCCTCCTACTATAAAAGAAATCGCAGAAAAACTGAAGCTGGCAAAATCGACGGTTTCCCGTGCACTGCATGACCACCCCAGTATCGGGTTGCGTACCCGGATGAAGGTTCAGGAACTGGCCCGTGCCCTCAATTACGAACCGAACCAGACTGCCATTCACTTTCAGCAGAAAAAGACGTTTACGATCGGGATCGTATTACCAGAATTGTCAGAAGCTTTCTTCTCTGCAGCGATCAGCGGGATCGAAGATGCAGCAAATCAGCATAACTACATGGTGCTCCTGGGGCAGTCACACGATGACGCTACCCGGGAGAAAAAGATTGTGGAAATAATGAAGAATCACCGGGTGGATGGGCTGATAGTTTCGCTGGCCAAAAATACCGGGGATTATGCACATTTTGAAGCACTGGAAAAATTCAATATCCCGGTGGTGTTCTTTGATCGGATCCCTGATAAAAAAGACATTCATTATGTAGCCTGTAATATGGAATCAGGTACCCTGCAGGCAGTGTCGCTATTATTAGAAAAAGGGCACCGGGTAATTGGAATGATCAATGGGCCGGAACAACTGGTAGCTACACCACAGCGGGAGGCCGGTTTTAAACAGGCCTTGCAAAAGAAGCGACTGAAATTCGATGCAAGCCTGATTGTGAATTCAGACCTTACTAAAGATGGAACCCGGGCTGCTATGCAACAATTGCTGAACAATAAAAGGAAGGTAACAGCTGTCGTTGCTTTTAATGACTATGTGGCGCAGGATGCGGTGCAGTATGCATTGGAGCAGGGGATCGCAATTAATAAAGAGCTCACTTTTGTGAGCTATGCAAACCTGCCCTGGAGCAGTTACATGGCGTTTCCGCCGATTGCTTCTGTGGAGCAGTATCCTTATGAACAGGGATTCAGGGCAACGGAAATACTGATTGGATTATTGGGAAATAAAAATTCAGCAGATTATCAACATATCATTATCGATTCACGGCTTGTCACCCGGTAA